Proteins co-encoded in one Malus sylvestris chromosome 7, drMalSylv7.2, whole genome shotgun sequence genomic window:
- the LOC126628955 gene encoding uncharacterized protein LOC126628955: protein MAASDSVSAAAVVDVDMGIRGKKNNKNNKVFKAYGDPCLDLFFNVTQRPGDYSEEQQETEKEYHTKMFNYLRQQLPLAWSHDPLTTLKLIFNLSSCRIDGSKWYSEAFEFAAVWLHHNHPNTLLRNFGSLADSFGPLFTLLDVLYGILVPPQDQLDHTLEELLQRENPNSHADRYAHDPTYRLLHDRGMDAFAERLKSDLEKLKQNKLELKPCDYDDDVDDDTDYNAKRGSLDAYAYHDLLVSLAIDCLLTGNPWEAHKGRSISLEESTARRLLTPESDVSREWERLRKEVLAPLKNYSSRQSRFGRWERCEVKKYLEEVKAATTIIKPDALLPYDILRYLEDGNVGEAAELQWKAMVQNVKEGGKFKNCWAVCDNGWCRSWSLSLGLLVYELSEEPWNRKVMNFSLPDSRCKFIPPIHFLPQLHSIQGLDDVKSKFSFLTRMERRMDISSICIDIQMVFDAILEVVVKENLKPEQMIKKLFLFTDCAGYDWKGYETLYEAVRSMFGDKGYGDDAVPHIVFWDFWWGYRSPSFDFPHRGVTVLRGYSENLVKSFLDNGGDFRPHHLMEVAIADKEYQTLAVVD, encoded by the coding sequence ATGGCGGCTTCCGATTCGGTTTCGGCTGCTGCTGTTGTCGACGTGGATATGGGGATTCGGGGGAAGAAGAATAACAAGAATAACAAGGTTTTTAAGGCGTACGGCGACCCCTGCCTCGATCTGTTTTTCAACGTCACACAACGACCCGGCGATTACAGCGAGGAGCAGCAGGAGACGGAGAAGGAGTATCACACCAAAATGTTTAACTATCTGCGGCAACAGCTCCCCTTGGCCTGGTCCCACGATCCTCTCACCACTCTCAAGCTCATCTTCAACCTCTCTTCCTGCCGTATCGACGGATCGAAATGGTacagtgaagcttttgaattcGCAGCTGTTTGGCTCCACCACAACCACCCCAACACTCTGTTACGCAACTTCGGCTCTCTTGCGGACTCCTTCGGTCCTTTGTTCACCCTGCTCGACGTTCTGTACGGCATCCTCGTTCCTCCTCAGGATCAGCTGGATCACACACTGGAGGAGTTACTCCAACGCGAGAATCCGAATTCTCATGCTGATCGGTACGCCCACGACCCGACTTACAGGCTTTTGCACGACCGGGGTATGGATGCTTTTGCGGAGCGGTTGAAGTCCGATCTTGAAAAATTGAAGCAGAACAAGCTCGAGCTCAAGCCGTGTGATTATGATGACGATGTTGACGATGATACCGACTACAATGCTAAACGCGGTTCTCTTGATGCTTATGCTTATCATGATCTTCTCGTTTCTTTGGCAATAGATTGTTTGCTTACAGGGAACCCTTGGGAGGCACATAAGGGGCGCTCCATTTCGCTGGAAGAAAGCACTGCGAGGAGGCTTCTCACCCCCGAATCAGATGTATCGCGGGAGTGGGAGCGGCTGAGGAAGGAGGTTTTGGCGCCCTTGAAAAACTACTCTAGTCGTCAAAGTCGGTTTGGCAGGTGGGAGCGCTGCGAGGTGAAGAAGTACTTGGAGGAGGTGAAAGCAGCAACAACAATTATAAAGCCCGACGCTTTACTTCCATATGACATCCTACGCTATCTGGAAGATGGTAATGTTGGGGAAGCGGCAGAGCTTCAATGGAAGGCAATGGTGCAAAATGTCAAGGAGGGCGGCAAATTCAAAAACTGCTGGGCTGTATGTGACAACGGCTGGTGCCGGTCATGGAGTTTGAGTTTGGGACTTTTGGTGTATGAACTGAGTGAAGAGCCATGGAACCGAAAAGTGATGAATTTCAGTCTGCCTGATTCCCGCTGTAAGTTTATTCCGCCCATTCATTTTTTGCCCCAGCTGCATTCCATTCAGGGCCTCGACGATGTTAAGTCCAAGTTCTCCTTTCTGACGAGAATGGAGAGGAGAATGGACATAAGCAGCATATGTATTGATATACAAATGGTGTTTGATGCGATCTTGGAAGTTGTTGTCAAGGAGAATTTGAAGCCAGAGCAGATGATCAAGAAGCTGTTTCTGTTCACCGACTGCGCAGGCTATGATTGGAAGGGTTACGAGACTCTGTATGAGGCCGTACGGAGCATGTTCGGGGACAAGGGGTATGGGGATGATGCGGTGCCACACATTgtgttttgggatttttggtggGGGTATCGTTCTCCATCCTTTGATTTTCCTCATAGAGGGGTGACGGTGTTGCGTGGCTACTCCGAAAATTTGGTCAAATCCTTCCTGGACAATGGTGGGGATTTTCGCCCTCACCATCTCATGGAAGTAGCCATTGCCGACAAAGAATATCAAACTCTTGCTGTAGTCGACTGA
- the LOC126628954 gene encoding LOW QUALITY PROTEIN: uncharacterized protein LOC126628954 (The sequence of the model RefSeq protein was modified relative to this genomic sequence to represent the inferred CDS: deleted 1 base in 1 codon; substituted 1 base at 1 genomic stop codon), with translation LFEDPPQIAPTPVFGTAFSAADIDEDGSPTIQQTRVENPSSGEGSIPRVMGRNKARRLKEKGKANDDYAAQHEVAASLRLLAGQNALEVEERKCRHEKRAKQIQEEMDDKNMKMNTLNYTPMSKAYFDRKKKEIMSXRQLFTFDYTPTMTDDEDDVD, from the exons ttatttgaagatccaccacAGATAGCTCCTACGCCGGTGTTTGGAACTGCATTCTCAGCTGCAGATATagatgaagatggatctccaaccattcaacaaacaagaGTAGAAAATCCATCTTCGGGTGAAGGTTCCATACCTAGGGTtatgggacgaaacaaggcgcgaaggttgaaggaaaaaggtaaggcaaatgatgattacgccgctcaacatgaagtggcggCCTCATTGCGATTATTGGCGGGGCAAAATGCCCTTGAGGTGGAAGAAAGGAAGTGTAGGCATGAAAAAcgggccaaacaaatacaagaagagatggatgataagaatatgaAAATGAACACTTtgaattacactccaatgagtaaggcctattttgatagg aaaaaaaaagaaattatgagtTGACGACAGTTGTTTACCTTTGACTATACTCCTACGATGacggatgatgaagatgatgttgat